The Candidatus Phytoplasma asteris DNA segment CTGGAGTGACTTTTAATCCGATCTTGCCTTTTGCTATGATAACTGGTTTTTACTTAAGTATCATTGTTATTACTAATTTATTAAACAAAAATATTTACTAAAAATATCCTTCATAAATAAATAATTTTTCAAAGTTTTAACACCGAAACCTGATAAAAGGCCATTAGCTAATGTGGTCTTTTTTTGGGTGGCGGGCATGTAAATATTATTTTGGTTTATGATTTTGAGGAAAAAAAACAAAAATCAAAATAAAACTGATATAATATATAAGTATGATATTTTTATCATTTAAAACAAAAAGCTGATGTGGCGGAATGGTAGACGCACTTGACTCAAAATCAAGCGAGCAATACTCATGTCGGTTCGAGTCCGACCATCAGTACCATTAATTTATTTTTATTTATAATTGCATCTATGAAAAGAAATAACAAATAAAAAATTGCATGAATTTCATGTGTTTTTTTATTTGTTTTATTTTTTAAAAAACGATTTGAAACAACAATTTTGATTTCTTGCCTCTTTCTTGCCTCTTTTCCCAATCAACTATTAGGTGGTATTTATTGTGTCTACTCATTCATTTAAAAAATTTATCGAACAAAAAGGTTTTTGCAAAAAATATTTTCAAAATCCTCAAGTAAAAAAAATATCAGTTTGCCAAAAAAGCCCAAAATGGGTTTTACAAATCACATTTAAACATTTACCTTTAGTTTGTGATTTAGCATTTTTTTTAGAACAATTACTCCAAGAATTAACTATTTTATGGAAAAACCAAGCGCAAACCAAGCCTAATTTGCCCCAAATTGAATACCACATCGATTTTGAAAATTGGGATTATCTAGAATCTTTGGCAGAAAGTTATTTTAATTATATTATAACCCAAGCCAGTTTAATAAAAAAATATCATGATTTAGATTATTTTGCAATTCAAAATCACCAAGTAAATTTTCAAAACGGAAAATTTATCATTTTTGTAAATCCTAATGCATTTAAATGTTTAAATAAAAAAATGGGACTTCTTCAAGATTTTTTTTCTAAATTTTATGGTTTTAAAAATGAATTTATCTTATCAACAGATAGAAAAATTGATATCAATAGAAAAAAATCCACAAATATTGAAATCAAAGAATTGCAACAAAATCCGAATCATCAAACCAACTCCAACGAACAAAATCAAGAAAAAAATCCAAATAACAAATCAAATCCAACTTCTCAAACCGATCAAACAAAACAAGCAAAAACAACACCCCAAGCAAAAGCATATAATCATAATAAAGGAGCTTATAATAGCAATTCTAAAATGACAACTAAAGATACAAAAATAAAAGATCTTCCTAAAAATAAACAAGAGCTGGAAGAATTCAACCGTCAAAATCCCAATACTTATGTAATTGTTGAAGGTTTTTTGGCTCATCCTATCAAAGAAGCTAATTTTCAGTATTCTTATTTAAAATTTGTTATAGAAGAAAACGACAATGATTTTTCTATCGAAAATAAAGATGCTATTTTAATTCAAAAAAAAGTGTCCAAAGATGAAAAAGAACAATTTTTAAAAGCCAATTACCAAACTGGACAATTATTTAGAATCACAGCTCGAATTAATTATAGTGCTTGGGACGATGTTCATTTAATGATGACACAATACGAAAACCTAGAATCAGATTCAATTTCGCCTTCATTAATCCGCCAAGACTTGGGTTTTCAAGGCAAAAAAAGAATTGAATTTCACACTCACACTAAAATGTCTAATTTAGACGCCATTAACAGTGCCAAAGAATATTTACAAATAGCAGAATCATGGGGACACGAAGCGATTGCTTTTACGGATCATGACGGCATTTATGCTTACCCTGAAATTAACGAACATGCCAAAAATAAAAAAATCAAACCTATTTATGGAGTGGAAGTTGATTTTATTGAAGAAAAACCTATTTATATCACCAATCAAAAAGAAGATAATTTAGAAAAAGATTTTGTTTTAAAAGAAGCTACTTATGTGGTTTTTGACTTGGAAACTACTGGATTATCTAATGTTCGTGACAAAATTATTGAAATCGCTGGAGTAAAAATTAAAAAAGGAAACAAAATAGGAGAGTTTCAAAAATTTATCGACCCGCAACAAAAATTAACCAAAACTATCACCGATATTACCAATATTACGGATGAAATGCTTCAAGGACAACAAACAATTGACCAAGTTTTACCACAATTTTTAGCTTTTGCCAAAGACTGTGTTTTAGTGGCTCACAACGCTTCTTTTGATATTAATTTTTTAAAAGAAAAAGCAAAAGAACTCAAAATATCTTTGGAACCACAACCCATTATTGATACCATGGCGTTGTCTCAACGTTATTTCAGTAATCTTTTAAAATATTTTTCTTTAAAAAGATTGGCAACTTTTTTCAAAGTCAAATTAGAAGACCATCACCGTGCACTTGCGGATGCCACTGCCACAGCAGAAATTTTTATCAAAATGATTGATCAATTGGCAGATCCAACCAAAGATCCCAAAGACGAACAAGTAATTACTTTTTTTGACTTACAAGAAAAAATCGATCCCAAATACGAAAGACCTTATCACATCAATATTTTAGTGGCTAATCAAACCGGTTATCGCAATCTTTTTGAACTTTTAAGCAACGCTTTAACTAAGGATTTTAACAAAAGCCCTCGTGTTTTAAAATCTAATTTAGCTAATTTAAGACAAGGTCTTTTAGTGGGTAGTGGTTGCATGAATAGCAATATTTTTGAAATAGCTCTCAATCAAAACATTTCCAAATTGAAAAAAGCTATTTCTTTTTACGATTACATCGAAGTGCAACCTCCCCAAGCTTATAAACATTTAATTCATGATTTAGGCAAAAACGGGCTTCAAATCATTGAAACTACTCTCAAAACCATCATAAAAGAATCCCAAAAACAAGCAAAAATAGTAATTGCCACTGGGGACGTTCATTATATTCATCCTTGGGAAAAAGATTATCGCGAAATTTATATTAGTGCCAAAATGGTAGGAGGCGGCTTACACAAATTATCTAGATACGAAAATAAAAACTTGCCAGAAAATCACCTTTTAACCACCCAAGAAATGATAGATGCATTTGCCTTTTTACAAGATGAAAAATTAATTTATGAAATTGTAATTGAAAATACTCATTTGCTTAATTCCAAAATTGAAAAAATCAAAGCTTTTTCTTCGGAACTATTTTCTTTCAAAGACGACGCTTTCAAAGCCAACTTACAAATACCAAGCATCAAAGAAGAAATTAAGCGTTTGGTTGATACAAAAGTTAAACAAA contains these protein-coding regions:
- a CDS encoding PolC-type DNA polymerase III; the protein is MVFIVSTHSFKKFIEQKGFCKKYFQNPQVKKISVCQKSPKWVLQITFKHLPLVCDLAFFLEQLLQELTILWKNQAQTKPNLPQIEYHIDFENWDYLESLAESYFNYIITQASLIKKYHDLDYFAIQNHQVNFQNGKFIIFVNPNAFKCLNKKMGLLQDFFSKFYGFKNEFILSTDRKIDINRKKSTNIEIKELQQNPNHQTNSNEQNQEKNPNNKSNPTSQTDQTKQAKTTPQAKAYNHNKGAYNSNSKMTTKDTKIKDLPKNKQELEEFNRQNPNTYVIVEGFLAHPIKEANFQYSYLKFVIEENDNDFSIENKDAILIQKKVSKDEKEQFLKANYQTGQLFRITARINYSAWDDVHLMMTQYENLESDSISPSLIRQDLGFQGKKRIEFHTHTKMSNLDAINSAKEYLQIAESWGHEAIAFTDHDGIYAYPEINEHAKNKKIKPIYGVEVDFIEEKPIYITNQKEDNLEKDFVLKEATYVVFDLETTGLSNVRDKIIEIAGVKIKKGNKIGEFQKFIDPQQKLTKTITDITNITDEMLQGQQTIDQVLPQFLAFAKDCVLVAHNASFDINFLKEKAKELKISLEPQPIIDTMALSQRYFSNLLKYFSLKRLATFFKVKLEDHHRALADATATAEIFIKMIDQLADPTKDPKDEQVITFFDLQEKIDPKYERPYHINILVANQTGYRNLFELLSNALTKDFNKSPRVLKSNLANLRQGLLVGSGCMNSNIFEIALNQNISKLKKAISFYDYIEVQPPQAYKHLIHDLGKNGLQIIETTLKTIIKESQKQAKIVIATGDVHYIHPWEKDYREIYISAKMVGGGLHKLSRYENKNLPENHLLTTQEMIDAFAFLQDEKLIYEIVIENTHLLNSKIEKIKAFSSELFSFKDDAFKANLQIPSIKEEIKRLVDTKVKQMYGATPHPLIKERLDQELKSIIGETKNEKSNQNIAPVYYLSHLLVKNSLEKGYLVGSRGSIGSSLVATMLEITEVNPLKPHYYCPKCNYTIVQLKPQEKEQYYNSEEEKYHKELDKVFSGYDLPNMPCPKCDTQFKKDGHDIPFETFLGFEGNKTPDIDLNFAGDYQSQAHNYIKELLGEKHAFRAGTIQTVAQRNAYGYTMGFVEEKQKQWRKQKVAQIANKIEGVKRSNGQHPGGIVVVPPDRSIYEVTPVQYPANDTNWKTTHFDYHSFEQNLFKLDILGHDDPMMIKFLMDYVKENRRIFPFTRAQDIPVDDPEVYKLFSNEFKIDSSVNPGNKITIDSLGIPEFGTIFVKQMLKDLTTAKKNSQKQAIKINFAALVKISGLSHGTDVWNQNARDAINKTGEFEKYKNKTISFDDIIGCRDDIMLQLQEKGLDPLKAFDIMEFIRKGKPQDDFQTWNKYKQEIKDKVEAWYIDSAAKIKYLFPKAHATAYVIMALRIAWFKMHAPLAFYSGYFSKRTEQFDHQTMISNDIKIIKEKLNKLAELKKSKKIKAKEDALINTLKIAEEMVHRGFKFLTVDFNKSDVSVLKIEDGGFLRMPLLSLDGLGLIAANKIVEARQEKPFTKDDFATRSKINKTILAKAKQENLLDSLEDE